One segment of Tamandua tetradactyla isolate mTamTet1 chromosome 13, mTamTet1.pri, whole genome shotgun sequence DNA contains the following:
- the LOC143653061 gene encoding perforin-1-like, translating into MAAHLFLLGVLLLLPPPTWAACRKANSSECWQVRRLVPGAGLAGEGVDVTSLRRSGSFPVDTHGSLWPDGSCTLCENTLQQGALQRLPLALTDWRIRGSGCQHHMVSTVSDSPEEVAQEVAGRIHNDWWAGLDVTPMPSTRVQVAMAGSHSQAADFAAQKMFRDQYSFSTNLLECRLFSFRLVHNPPLHPDFKQALKALPPHFNASSEPDYFRLIANFGTHFIRAVELGGRVSAVTALRTCQLALEGLTTDEVIRCLTTEAEVTIAGHTNFSKEVKECEEKRQQHKVAASFHQAFRERYSQVVGGHHASMHDLLFGSHAGPQQFSAWVASLQDSPGLVDYSLEPLHVLLEARDPRQEALRQAVSRYVTSRARWRDCSRPCPPGQQKSPRDPCQCVCHGSEVTNRDCCPRRRGLARLEVTIVQAWNLWGDWVTATDAYVKIFFGDQWLRTSTVWNNDNPRWMTRLGLGNVLLATRGPLRVQVWDADSGWDDDLLGSCDLRLTAQKSEIRDTCYLNQGVLEFTYKVTCAPYLTGATCLQYKPQGSLEELPGTRSGAVW; encoded by the exons ATGGCTGCCCACCTGTTCCTCCTGGGCGTCCTTCTACTGCTGCCACCCCCTACCTGGGCTGCCTGTCGCAAAGCCAACAGCTCCGAGTGCTGGCAGGTCCGCAGGTTAGTCCCCGGCGCAGGGCTGGCCGGGGAGGGTGTGGATGTGACCAGCCTCCGCCGCTCGGGCTCCTTCCCAGTGGACACACATGGATCCCTGTGGCCCGACGGCTCCTGCACCCTCTGTGAAAACACCCTGCAGCAGGGTGCCCTCCAGCGCCTGCCCCTGGCACTCACCGACTGGCGCATCCGGGGCTCCGGCTGCCAGCACCACATGGTCAGCACCGTGTCCGACTCTCCAGAGGAAGTGGCCCAGGAGGTGGCTGGCAGGATCCACAATGACTGGTGGGCAGGGCTGGACGTGACCCCCATGCCAAGCACCCGTGTGCAGGTGGCCATGGCTGGCTCACACTCCCAGGCGGCTGACTTTGCAGCCCAGAAGATGTTCCGGGACCAGTACAGCTTCAGCACAAACTTGCTGGAGTGTCGCCTGTTTAG CTTTCGCCTGGTGCACAATCCCCCGCTCCACCCCGATTTCAAGCAGGCCCTCAAGGCCCTGCCCCCCCACTTCAACGCCTCCTCCGAGCCCGACTACTTCAGGCTCATCGCCAACTTCGGCACCCACTTCATCCGGGCCGTGGAGCTGGGGGGCCGGGTCTCGGCCGTCACCGCCCTGCGCACCTGCCAGCTGGCCCTGGAAGGGCTCACGACCGACGAGGTGATCCGCTGCCTGACCACCGAGGCCGAGGTCACCATAGCTGGTCACACCAACTTCTCAAAGGAAGTCAAGGAATGCGAGGAGAAGAGGCAGCAGCACAAGGTGGCAGCCTCCTTCCACCAGGCCTTCCGGGAGCGCTACTCCCAGGTCGTGGGCGGCCACCACGCCTCCATGCATGACCTGCTGTTCGGGAGCCACGCGGGGCCCCAGCAGTTCTCAGCCTGGGTGGCCTCGCTGCAGGACAGCCCCGGCCTGGTGGACTACAGCCTGGAGCCCCTGCACGTGCTCCTGGAGGCCCGCGACCCGCGGCAGGAGGCGCTGAGGCAGGCTGTGAGCAGGTACGTGACCAGCAGGGCCCGCTGGAGGGACTGCAGCCGGCCCTGCCCCCCGGGACAGCAGAAGAGCCCCAGGGACCCCTGCCAGTGCGTGTGCCACGGCTCGGAGGTCACCAACCGGGACTGCTGTCCGCGGAGGAGGGGCCTGGCCCGGCTGGAGGTGACCATCGTCCAAGCGTGGAACCTGTGGGGGGACTGGGTCACCGCCACGGACGCCTACGTGAAGATCTTCTTTGGTGACCAGTGGCTGAGGACGAGCACCGTGTGGAACAATGACAACCCCAGGTGGATGACACGGCTGGGCTTGGGAAACGTGCTGCTGGCCACGAGGGGGCCCCTGAGGGTGCAGGTCTGGGACGCGGACTCTGGCTGGGATGATGACCTCCTCGGCTCTTGTGACCTAAGGCTAACTGCCCAGAAGTCGGAGATCAGAGACACCTGTTATCTCAACCAAGGGGTCCTGGAGTTCACCTACAAGGTGACTTGTGCCCCTTACCTGACAGGTGCAACGTGCCTACAATACAAGCCGCAGGGATCCTTGGAGGAGCTCCCGGGGACCCGCAGTGGGGCTGTGTGGTAA